Proteins co-encoded in one Cytophaga hutchinsonii ATCC 33406 genomic window:
- a CDS encoding metal-dependent transcriptional regulator, whose product MLSYTEENYLKALLKITLQEENEGAGTNELAALLSVKPATVTDMLKKLKDKNLVSYEKYGKIFLTSKGKKYGTDILRKHRLWETFLFQKLEFTWDEIHEVAEQLEHIQSAKLIEKLDKFLGHPTLDPHGDVIPTSSGEIKIQFTNTLSEIDVDTTCRMVAVKDNSSSFLQYVVKIGLALNTEIKVLAKQEYDSLMEIEIKGKRCSVSQKFAENIFVVCSNCVVGETCTKKKCRFK is encoded by the coding sequence ATGCTATCCTATACCGAAGAGAATTACCTCAAAGCTTTATTGAAAATCACCCTCCAGGAAGAAAATGAAGGAGCCGGAACAAACGAGCTTGCAGCATTGCTATCGGTAAAACCGGCAACGGTAACAGATATGCTTAAAAAGCTTAAGGATAAAAACCTGGTTTCATACGAAAAATATGGAAAGATCTTTTTGACGTCTAAAGGGAAAAAATATGGCACGGATATCTTACGTAAACACAGGCTTTGGGAAACATTTTTATTTCAAAAGCTGGAATTCACCTGGGATGAGATACATGAAGTTGCGGAACAGCTGGAACATATTCAATCCGCCAAACTCATTGAAAAATTAGATAAGTTTCTGGGGCACCCAACATTAGACCCGCATGGTGATGTTATACCTACTTCCAGTGGTGAAATTAAAATTCAGTTTACAAATACCCTGTCGGAAATAGATGTTGACACAACCTGCCGCATGGTCGCAGTAAAAGATAATTCCTCTTCTTTTTTACAGTATGTAGTAAAAATAGGTCTGGCGCTGAATACAGAAATTAAGGTCTTAGCCAAGCAGGAATACGACTCGTTAATGGAAATTGAAATCAAAGGCAAAAGATGCAGTGTAAGTCAAAAGTTTGCCGAAAATATTTTTGTTGTCTGCAGCAATTGCGTGGTAGGCGAAACCTGCACAAAGAAAAAATGCAGGTTTAAATAA
- a CDS encoding TonB-dependent receptor: MNIRIGILMVLWFFFSAGTIVNAQTSGIRGRVKADSVSVEYAYVLLKETPFGTVTDSLGNYRLDGVPAGTYIVQVHCTGYQKTERKIVLLDNIVVLNFNLKEDENTNDIVITGVTRATLISENPVSIVSVSPQQMDQTVESNVVDALVKNAPGVTALKTGPNVSKPFIRGLGYNRVLTLYDGVRQEGQQWGDEHGLEVDAYNIHKAEVIKGPASLMYGSDALAGVVSFMPYIPDQNDSTLHGKFTSEYQTNNNLIGNGLQLTYSTAHWVAAVRGSYRAAKNYRNQYDGRVYNTGFDEKNVSALLGYKNSRGYSHMNITLYDNLQGIPDGSRDSLSRKFTKQVYEGAVDDIANRPVVSDKELNAYKLSPLHQHIQHYRIYNHSFYRLGRSDLDLLLAFQQNIRREYNHPTLPQQAGLFVRLNTINYSLRYNAPAFKNIETSVGVNGMSQNNISKDATDFPIPDYSLFDIGSYLYLKWKQNKTTISGGIRYDTRKLHWNDVYVKSNPDTGFDYISTDTTNAYLQYPAFNKTFSGISASIGLTHKLSKKINLKVNIARGYRAPSITELSSNGLDPGAHIVYLGDRSFKPEFSLQEDIGITGEFKDLSLSASIFNNTIQNYIYLTKLFDANNDPIVDDQGNKTYQYKQALAALYGFEATLNIHPERMKGFLFENAFVLTYGFNRDAIYKGQGVNGEYLPFIPPMKLYSSMSDKIQTRSQLFTSVTPRIELEVTGSQNRYLSLAETETFTKGYALLNIGISTDIAYAKNNTMQLYVQVNNLLNTSYQSNMNRLKYFEYYSQTPNGRTGIYNMGRNIAVKLVVNF, translated from the coding sequence GTGAACATTCGGATTGGTATATTAATGGTATTGTGGTTTTTCTTCTCAGCTGGAACAATTGTAAACGCTCAAACGTCAGGTATTCGCGGAAGAGTTAAGGCAGATAGTGTATCTGTAGAATATGCGTATGTACTGCTTAAGGAAACACCATTTGGTACAGTTACAGATTCTCTCGGTAATTACAGACTTGATGGTGTTCCCGCCGGAACATATATCGTTCAGGTACATTGTACCGGATATCAAAAGACGGAACGTAAAATTGTATTACTGGATAATATTGTTGTTTTAAATTTCAATCTGAAAGAAGATGAAAATACAAACGATATTGTAATCACAGGTGTTACGCGGGCAACACTGATCAGTGAAAATCCGGTATCAATTGTTTCTGTTTCGCCGCAGCAAATGGATCAGACAGTTGAAAGTAATGTGGTAGATGCATTGGTGAAAAACGCGCCCGGTGTTACCGCATTAAAGACTGGTCCCAACGTATCCAAACCATTTATCCGTGGTCTGGGATACAACCGTGTGTTAACGTTATACGATGGTGTAAGGCAGGAAGGTCAGCAATGGGGTGATGAACATGGGCTTGAAGTAGATGCCTACAACATACATAAAGCAGAGGTTATTAAAGGGCCGGCAAGTTTAATGTATGGTTCAGATGCTTTAGCTGGGGTGGTGAGTTTTATGCCCTATATCCCAGACCAGAATGATAGCACGCTGCACGGAAAATTCACTTCTGAATACCAAACCAACAACAACCTTATTGGTAACGGATTACAGCTTACATATAGCACCGCGCATTGGGTAGCTGCTGTTCGTGGCTCTTATCGCGCGGCAAAAAATTATCGCAACCAATATGATGGCAGGGTTTACAATACAGGTTTTGATGAAAAAAATGTTTCAGCCTTGCTTGGCTATAAGAATAGCCGAGGCTATTCACATATGAATATTACGCTGTATGATAACCTTCAGGGGATTCCCGATGGCAGCCGGGATTCTCTATCACGGAAATTTACCAAACAGGTGTATGAAGGAGCAGTAGACGACATTGCCAATCGTCCTGTAGTATCCGATAAAGAACTGAATGCCTATAAGCTTTCGCCTTTGCATCAGCACATTCAGCATTACCGCATCTACAACCACAGCTTTTACCGCTTGGGAAGGAGTGATCTGGATCTCTTATTGGCATTTCAGCAAAATATACGTAGAGAATACAATCACCCAACGCTGCCTCAGCAGGCAGGTTTGTTTGTGCGGCTCAACACCATTAATTACAGCCTGAGATATAACGCACCTGCATTTAAGAATATTGAAACATCCGTTGGTGTAAATGGTATGTCACAAAATAACATCAGTAAAGATGCGACCGATTTTCCCATTCCTGATTATTCTTTATTTGATATCGGTTCGTATCTGTATCTGAAATGGAAGCAGAACAAAACTACTATTAGTGGAGGCATACGCTATGATACGCGTAAATTGCACTGGAATGATGTGTATGTCAAATCAAATCCTGATACCGGGTTTGATTATATTTCAACGGATACAACGAATGCGTATTTGCAGTATCCGGCCTTCAATAAAACGTTTTCAGGCATCTCTGCTAGTATTGGTTTAACACATAAGTTATCTAAAAAAATAAACCTTAAAGTGAATATTGCCCGCGGATACCGCGCTCCAAGCATTACAGAACTTTCGTCAAATGGACTTGATCCGGGCGCACACATTGTGTATTTGGGAGATCGAAGTTTCAAACCTGAATTTTCATTACAGGAAGATATTGGGATAACAGGGGAGTTTAAAGATCTCTCTTTGTCGGCAAGCATCTTTAATAATACTATTCAGAACTACATCTATCTCACGAAACTTTTTGATGCAAACAATGATCCGATTGTAGACGATCAGGGCAATAAAACCTATCAATACAAGCAGGCGCTTGCAGCCTTATATGGGTTTGAAGCAACACTCAATATTCATCCGGAACGTATGAAAGGTTTTCTCTTTGAAAATGCTTTTGTATTGACCTATGGCTTTAACAGAGATGCCATTTACAAAGGACAGGGTGTGAATGGAGAGTATCTGCCGTTTATTCCTCCGATGAAATTGTACAGCAGTATGTCGGATAAAATTCAAACACGGTCACAGCTTTTTACATCAGTTACCCCGCGTATTGAACTGGAAGTAACAGGTTCACAAAACAGATATTTAAGCCTGGCAGAAACGGAAACATTCACCAAAGGATATGCCTTGCTGAACATTGGTATTTCAACAGACATCGCGTATGCAAAGAACAATACCATGCAGCTGTATGTTCAGGTAAATAATCTGTTAAACACAAGCTATCAGTCTAATATGAACCGGTTAAAGTATTTTGAATATTATTCACAAACGCCGAATGGCCGCACAGGTATTTATAATATGGGAAGAAATATAGCTGTAAAACTGGTTGTGAATTTTTAA
- a CDS encoding TerC family protein produces the protein MNNEASFWIIFNVSILTLLTLDLFVFNKGNKVVTTKSALQWSAFWVGLAMAFNIFVYYWKGREAAELFFTGYIIEESLSVDNLFVFMLIFSYFRVPSEYQRKVLFWGIIGALVLRALFIVVGIELIEHFDWLLYILGIFLVYTGVKMLFSSDDDEIDPENNIILKLTNKFIRVTKTYEGDKFFVRKEGILYATPLFIVVLIVESTDVVFAVDSIPTILGITTDTFIVYTSNVFALLGLRSLYFALSSVMKLFHYINYGLAVILSFVGVKLLIHSWYEIPHKYALSFVVLSLGLSVLASWLFPKKENEKLNF, from the coding sequence ATGAACAACGAAGCTTCATTTTGGATCATTTTTAATGTTAGTATTTTAACGCTACTCACGTTAGATTTATTCGTTTTTAATAAAGGAAATAAAGTCGTTACAACAAAATCGGCTTTACAATGGAGCGCATTCTGGGTTGGATTGGCTATGGCCTTTAATATATTCGTATATTACTGGAAAGGCCGCGAAGCTGCAGAACTCTTTTTTACAGGTTATATCATTGAGGAATCCTTAAGCGTAGATAACTTATTTGTATTCATGCTTATCTTCAGCTATTTCAGGGTACCTTCTGAGTATCAGCGTAAAGTATTATTCTGGGGAATTATTGGCGCCCTTGTTTTAAGAGCGTTATTTATTGTTGTTGGAATTGAACTGATCGAACACTTTGACTGGCTTTTATATATTTTAGGAATATTCCTGGTGTATACAGGTGTAAAAATGCTGTTCTCCAGCGACGACGACGAGATTGACCCGGAGAACAATATTATTTTAAAACTTACCAATAAATTTATCCGCGTAACAAAGACGTATGAAGGAGATAAATTCTTTGTCCGCAAAGAAGGTATCTTATATGCCACGCCCCTTTTTATTGTTGTGCTGATTGTTGAAAGTACAGATGTTGTTTTTGCTGTAGATTCCATCCCTACAATCCTTGGTATAACAACGGATACGTTTATTGTATATACATCAAACGTATTTGCTTTGTTAGGTTTACGTTCTCTTTACTTTGCACTTTCAAGTGTTATGAAGTTATTCCATTATATCAATTACGGACTTGCTGTAATTTTATCTTTTGTTGGAGTAAAACTATTGATCCACTCCTGGTATGAGATTCCGCATAAATATGCATTATCTTTTGTTGTGCTTTCTTTGGGTCTTTCTGTATTGGCTTCCTGGTTATTCCCGAAAAAAGAAAATGAAAAACTAAATTTCTAA
- a CDS encoding DedA family protein, which produces MDIFELYHNITNPEVIIKTGGLFLILLIIFAENGVFFGFFLPGDTLLFTTGLLSSTGKFDVPIVTLLISISIAAYLGSLFGYFFGEKTGSRLFTKDDSLFFKKKYMFAAEAFFIRYGAVALIMARFLPIIRTFAPIFSGIVRYPYGKFLLYNIIGGTLWVVSLVYGGYLLGQVVPESKDYLEHIILGIIIITWIPVVVTYIKERNRAKKAAEITTDSNSDR; this is translated from the coding sequence ATGGACATTTTCGAATTATACCATAACATTACCAATCCAGAGGTAATCATTAAAACAGGAGGATTATTTTTAATCCTCCTTATCATTTTTGCGGAAAACGGCGTATTCTTTGGTTTCTTTTTACCAGGCGATACCTTGTTGTTTACGACCGGCTTATTGTCTTCTACAGGTAAGTTTGATGTGCCTATTGTAACCCTGCTGATCAGTATTTCCATAGCCGCCTATCTGGGCAGTTTATTCGGATATTTTTTCGGGGAAAAAACAGGAAGCAGGCTCTTTACCAAAGATGATTCCCTTTTCTTTAAGAAAAAATACATGTTTGCTGCTGAAGCATTCTTTATCCGTTACGGTGCCGTAGCCTTAATCATGGCCCGTTTCCTTCCTATTATCCGTACCTTTGCGCCAATTTTCTCTGGTATCGTCCGGTATCCGTACGGTAAATTCCTGCTTTATAACATCATTGGCGGAACACTTTGGGTGGTGAGCCTTGTTTACGGCGGCTACTTATTAGGACAGGTTGTTCCGGAATCAAAAGATTATCTGGAACATATAATTCTTGGCATCATCATTATAACCTGGATACCTGTAGTTGTTACCTATATAAAAGAGCGTAATCGGGCTAAAAAAGCAGCAGAAATTACAACTGATTCAAATTCTGACCGTTGA
- a CDS encoding NADH-quinone oxidoreductase subunit N, whose product MNAIILISVLGILSMMSEFIGLKKLIYPIILISLIGILGYNACTFWNNPETHYGMLVHNNYSVAFGSLLITITLFWFILFRSSYSSGEFNQGDHYALILFSTVGGLVLVSFSNMSMLFLGVEILSIPLYILAGSRKKDLHSVESSIKYFILGSFATGIMLLGIALIYGATGSFDFATIEKTASADPLFFIGITLLSIAFAFKVSAVPFHFWVPDVYSGAPTFITAFMSTFVKVAAFGAFYLMLDSIFESVPTYLSHTLIGLSALTIVVGNIAASYQDNVKRMLAFSGVSQAGYMLMVFPILTISAKTSLFVYLAGYAIANLIAIYIVQVVEKSKGDARVENFSGLGKSNPFLAFVLSLSLISLAGIPPAAGFFGKFYLFTEVIHAGNIYLVLIAILGSLISVYYYFKTIIAMYSGEEVSTLTNPAFGFTSVILAIMSALVVLIGLFPDILLQIGMNI is encoded by the coding sequence ATGAACGCAATAATTCTTATATCTGTATTAGGTATTTTATCAATGATGTCTGAATTCATTGGTCTAAAGAAATTGATTTACCCGATCATACTTATTTCATTGATTGGAATACTTGGTTACAATGCCTGTACATTCTGGAATAATCCGGAAACACACTATGGTATGTTAGTACACAATAACTACTCAGTAGCATTCGGTTCTTTACTGATCACAATAACGCTATTCTGGTTTATCCTTTTCCGCTCTTCTTACAGCTCAGGTGAATTCAATCAGGGAGATCATTATGCATTGATTTTATTTTCAACAGTTGGTGGGTTGGTACTGGTTTCGTTCAGCAACATGTCCATGCTTTTTCTGGGTGTTGAAATTCTTTCCATCCCATTATATATATTGGCCGGAAGCAGAAAAAAAGATCTGCACTCTGTTGAATCATCCATTAAATATTTTATCCTCGGTTCATTTGCAACGGGTATCATGTTATTAGGTATCGCATTGATCTACGGAGCTACAGGATCATTTGATTTTGCAACCATTGAAAAAACTGCTTCTGCTGATCCGTTATTCTTTATCGGGATTACATTGCTTTCCATTGCGTTTGCCTTTAAAGTATCAGCGGTACCATTCCATTTCTGGGTGCCGGATGTATACAGCGGTGCACCAACATTCATTACAGCTTTCATGTCTACCTTTGTTAAGGTTGCTGCTTTTGGTGCCTTCTACCTTATGCTGGACAGTATCTTTGAATCTGTACCTACCTATTTATCTCATACTTTAATAGGTTTGTCTGCGCTGACAATTGTAGTAGGAAACATAGCAGCTTCTTACCAGGATAATGTTAAACGTATGCTTGCATTTTCAGGGGTTTCACAGGCCGGTTATATGTTAATGGTCTTCCCTATTTTAACGATTAGTGCTAAAACATCTTTGTTCGTTTATTTAGCAGGTTATGCAATAGCCAACCTGATTGCTATTTATATTGTTCAGGTAGTAGAAAAATCAAAAGGTGATGCACGTGTTGAAAATTTCAGCGGCTTAGGTAAATCAAATCCATTCTTAGCATTTGTATTATCTTTATCTTTAATTTCCTTAGCAGGTATTCCTCCGGCAGCAGGTTTTTTCGGTAAATTTTATTTATTCACCGAAGTAATCCATGCGGGTAACATTTACTTAGTTTTAATTGCTATATTGGGTTCATTAATCAGTGTGTATTATTACTTCAAAACCATTATTGCTATGTATAGCGGTGAAGAAGTTTCAACATTAACTAACCCAGCATTCGGATTTACTTCAGTTATCCTTGCGATTATGTCAGCACTTGTTGTACTGATTGGTCTGTTTCCGGATATCTTGTTGCAAATAGGAATGAATATATAG
- a CDS encoding complex I subunit 4 family protein, translated as MITTLLIFFPLVAALIVFIAGQRMAPAIGIIATLIEFALGIFAYVNFDAAAGWNYEIVLPWISTLNINYAVGMDGISLALVLLTTFLLPLILLASLSGSLKNKKGFYVLALIMQSALIGVFTSKDLFLFYIFWELALIPIYFICLLWGDENRKFVTFKFFIYTLFGSLIMLAAIIYLYSVAPVKSFAMENIYNTSLTTCEQVWIFAALFLAFGIKMPVFPLHTWQPSTYTSAPVAGTMLLSGIMLKMGIYGVIRWILPVLPTALMDWGWLAMLLAIIGIIYASIIAIKQSNYKTLIAYVSIAHVGLIAAGLFTNSVEGLQGVIAQMLAHGVNVVGILFVVEILLNRTGTLEIAKLGGLRNQMPQFAVFFVVIMMASIALPSTNGFVGEFLLFVGIFNINPYLAAVAGITIILGAVYMLSSYQKIMLGEARSEYDGVVDLTLLEKSILIPIVIVIFVLGLFPNLILDLTEPAVNGILHSVHNSIPVAN; from the coding sequence ATGATTACGACGCTTTTAATATTCTTCCCTCTTGTTGCAGCATTAATCGTATTTATTGCTGGTCAACGTATGGCTCCGGCAATAGGGATTATAGCAACTCTTATTGAATTTGCATTAGGCATTTTCGCTTACGTTAATTTTGATGCAGCAGCAGGCTGGAACTATGAAATAGTTCTGCCATGGATCAGCACATTAAATATTAATTATGCCGTGGGTATGGATGGTATAAGTCTGGCATTGGTTTTATTAACCACCTTCTTATTACCGCTTATATTGCTGGCTTCTTTATCCGGTTCATTAAAAAATAAAAAAGGCTTTTATGTGCTGGCACTTATTATGCAGTCTGCATTGATTGGTGTATTCACATCAAAAGATTTATTTCTTTTCTACATTTTCTGGGAATTAGCATTAATACCTATCTACTTCATCTGTTTATTGTGGGGTGATGAAAACCGTAAATTTGTAACGTTTAAATTTTTCATTTACACATTGTTTGGTAGCTTGATTATGCTGGCGGCAATTATCTATTTGTATTCCGTTGCTCCGGTAAAATCATTTGCAATGGAAAACATCTACAATACATCTTTAACTACCTGCGAACAGGTATGGATATTCGCTGCGCTGTTTTTAGCGTTTGGTATTAAGATGCCTGTATTCCCGCTCCATACCTGGCAGCCGTCTACCTATACAAGTGCACCAGTAGCAGGTACCATGTTATTAAGCGGTATCATGTTAAAAATGGGTATTTATGGCGTGATCCGCTGGATCTTACCTGTGCTTCCTACGGCATTAATGGACTGGGGCTGGTTAGCGATGTTACTTGCCATAATCGGTATTATCTATGCATCCATTATTGCTATTAAACAATCAAACTACAAAACGCTTATTGCTTATGTATCGATTGCACACGTTGGTTTGATCGCAGCAGGTTTATTCACAAATTCAGTTGAGGGTTTACAAGGTGTGATTGCACAAATGCTGGCGCACGGTGTAAACGTTGTCGGAATTTTATTTGTAGTTGAAATTTTATTAAACCGTACCGGAACATTAGAAATAGCTAAACTTGGCGGGTTAAGAAATCAGATGCCGCAGTTCGCCGTATTCTTTGTGGTGATCATGATGGCAAGTATTGCGCTTCCTTCAACAAATGGTTTCGTTGGCGAATTCTTATTATTTGTCGGTATTTTTAATATCAATCCGTATCTGGCTGCAGTTGCAGGTATAACCATTATCCTGGGAGCTGTTTATATGTTAAGCTCGTATCAGAAAATCATGCTTGGTGAAGCACGGTCTGAATACGACGGTGTAGTTGATTTAACACTCCTTGAAAAAAGCATTTTAATACCAATAGTGATCGTAATTTTCGTACTTGGTTTGTTCCCGAATCTGATTTTAGATTTAACGGAACCAGCTGTAAATGGAATTTTACATTCGGTACATAATTCAATCCCTGTTGCAAACTAA
- the nuoL gene encoding NADH-quinone oxidoreductase subunit L gives MMEFVWLIPALPLLGFLILSLFNKHIPKSASGYIASAMMLGSFAIVLTLLCKAAGGDLTATTVTVFDWIHVGDLKLALSFQIDNLSVWFMSIITGVGFLIHVYSISYMHDDEGVTRYFSYLNLFVFSMLLLVMGSNYVVMFTGWEGVGLCSYLLIGFWFKNQAYNDAAKKAFIMNRIGDLGFLLGMLLIYNQFKSLEYSVVFDQALKIINPNEPSGIIFAITMLLFVGAMGKSAQIPLYTWLPDAMAGPTPVSALIHAATMVTAGIYMIARSNILYSMAPCTLDIIYVVGTGTAILAALIGLTQTDIKKVLAYSTVSQLGFMFMAIGLGGYSAGVFHVTTHAFFKALLFLGAGSVIHAMGGEQDIRKMGGLMKKLPITFITFIIATLAIAGIPPLAGFFSKDAILALAFESSPLKWGLGVFAALLTTFYMFRMLFLTFFGEFRGTTHQKEHLHESPLLMTIPLMVLALLTVVSGFIEIPHVFVHEGSNWFSHYLAGANIALPAASHLSAETEFVLMGSALVLVVLVIITTYVLYVSKKTLPPSSEAELSFIDKLSYNKFYVDELYDTIIVKPIAFLSDFTSTFIEKQFIDRIVNFSGKSVQWSGKTIRYIQSGDVNTYAIFMVIGIVVILFINLVL, from the coding sequence ATGATGGAATTTGTTTGGCTAATACCAGCGCTACCTCTACTTGGCTTTCTGATATTAAGCTTATTTAATAAACACATACCTAAATCTGCTTCCGGCTATATTGCCAGTGCAATGATGTTAGGTTCATTTGCTATTGTTTTAACATTGTTATGCAAAGCTGCAGGCGGCGATTTAACAGCTACTACTGTAACCGTATTTGACTGGATTCATGTTGGTGATCTGAAGCTTGCGTTATCTTTTCAGATAGATAATCTATCTGTTTGGTTTATGTCGATCATTACGGGTGTTGGCTTTTTAATACATGTGTATTCAATCAGCTACATGCACGACGATGAAGGTGTGACACGCTATTTCTCTTACCTGAATTTGTTTGTATTCTCCATGCTTTTGCTGGTAATGGGGTCAAACTATGTAGTGATGTTTACCGGCTGGGAAGGCGTAGGTCTTTGCTCCTATTTACTGATCGGGTTCTGGTTTAAAAATCAGGCATACAATGATGCGGCTAAAAAAGCTTTTATCATGAACCGTATCGGAGATCTGGGATTCCTGCTTGGTATGCTTTTAATCTACAACCAGTTCAAAAGTCTTGAATACAGCGTAGTTTTTGATCAGGCATTAAAGATTATAAATCCGAATGAACCATCCGGTATTATTTTCGCAATCACGATGTTATTATTTGTAGGTGCGATGGGTAAAAGTGCTCAGATCCCGCTTTATACCTGGTTACCGGATGCGATGGCAGGCCCTACTCCTGTTTCAGCATTGATCCACGCGGCTACCATGGTTACTGCAGGTATCTACATGATTGCCCGCTCAAACATTCTGTACAGCATGGCACCATGCACGTTAGATATTATTTATGTAGTTGGTACAGGTACTGCGATTTTAGCCGCGTTAATTGGTTTAACACAAACCGATATCAAAAAGGTATTGGCGTATTCAACCGTGAGTCAGTTAGGTTTCATGTTTATGGCTATTGGCCTTGGAGGTTATTCTGCGGGTGTATTCCATGTAACAACACATGCTTTCTTCAAGGCATTGTTATTCTTGGGTGCGGGCAGTGTTATTCACGCAATGGGCGGCGAGCAGGATATCCGTAAGATGGGTGGTTTAATGAAAAAACTCCCGATCACCTTTATCACATTCATCATTGCAACATTAGCGATTGCCGGTATTCCTCCGCTTGCAGGTTTCTTCTCAAAAGATGCGATCCTTGCTTTAGCGTTTGAATCCAGTCCGCTTAAATGGGGCTTAGGTGTTTTCGCTGCCTTGTTAACTACATTCTATATGTTCAGAATGTTATTCCTTACATTCTTCGGTGAATTCAGAGGAACAACGCATCAGAAAGAACATCTGCATGAGTCTCCGTTGTTAATGACAATCCCATTGATGGTGCTGGCATTACTGACAGTAGTAAGTGGTTTCATTGAAATCCCGCACGTATTTGTACACGAAGGCAGCAACTGGTTCAGCCATTATTTAGCTGGTGCAAACATTGCTTTGCCAGCAGCCTCTCACCTTTCAGCTGAAACTGAATTCGTACTTATGGGTTCTGCATTGGTATTGGTTGTGTTGGTTATCATAACAACATATGTGTTATATGTTTCTAAAAAGACATTACCGCCATCGTCTGAAGCCGAGCTTTCATTTATCGATAAACTTTCATACAATAAGTTCTATGTAGATGAGCTATATGATACCATCATTGTAAAACCGATTGCTTTCTTATCTGATTTTACAAGTACGTTCATTGAAAAACAATTCATTGACAGGATTGTAAACTTCTCCGGAAAATCTGTTCAGTGGAGCGGCAAAACAATTCGTTATATCCAGTCTGGTGATGTAAACACATACGCCATCTTTATGGTGATTGGAATTGTAGTTATCTTATTTATCAACTTAGTACTGTAA
- the nuoK gene encoding NADH-quinone oxidoreductase subunit NuoK: protein MSEYLILCSILFSLGAFGVLYRRNILVMFMCIELMLNSVNLLMVYFSALHNDQSGQVFVFFIMAVAAAEITIGLAILVMIFRHLGSINIDSLKKLKW, encoded by the coding sequence ATGTCTGAATATTTAATCCTTTGTAGCATACTATTTTCTTTGGGTGCTTTTGGCGTATTGTACCGGAGAAACATACTGGTCATGTTCATGTGCATCGAGTTAATGTTGAATTCTGTAAACTTATTGATGGTTTATTTTTCTGCATTGCACAATGACCAGTCCGGTCAGGTGTTTGTATTCTTTATCATGGCTGTTGCAGCCGCAGAAATCACTATTGGTTTAGCGATCCTTGTCATGATATTCAGACACCTTGGATCAATCAATATTGATAGTTTAAAGAAACTCAAGTGGTAA
- a CDS encoding NADH-quinone oxidoreductase subunit J family protein, whose product MGNILFYILSGITLCSALFVILSKNPVYSVLSLVITFCCITGHMLLLSADFLAVVNIIVYAGAIMVLFLFVIMMLNLNDAAAQPNKPFLSKLAACVSGGLLLISLVYLLKGYQVGSIDMSKLDHNFGSAQELGKILFNQFILPFEITSVLFLSAMIGAVMLGKKDLKDY is encoded by the coding sequence ATGGGTAATATCTTATTTTATATCTTATCTGGAATTACGCTATGCAGTGCATTGTTCGTGATCCTTTCTAAAAATCCTGTATATAGCGTATTGTCATTGGTAATTACATTTTGCTGTATTACCGGTCATATGCTATTGTTATCTGCGGACTTTTTAGCAGTCGTTAATATCATTGTTTACGCCGGAGCCATCATGGTATTGTTCCTGTTTGTAATCATGATGCTGAACTTAAACGATGCGGCGGCTCAGCCGAATAAACCGTTCCTTAGTAAACTGGCTGCATGTGTTTCGGGCGGCTTATTATTGATCTCTCTGGTTTATCTGCTAAAAGGATATCAGGTAGGAAGCATTGATATGTCAAAGCTTGATCACAACTTCGGCAGTGCGCAGGAATTGGGTAAAATTTTATTCAATCAATTTATCCTCCCTTTTGAAATCACATCTGTATTATTCCTTTCTGCCATGATCGGTGCAGTAATGTTGGGTAAAAAAGATTTAAAAGATTATTAA